One window of Saccharomyces kudriavzevii IFO 1802 strain IFO1802 genome assembly, chromosome: 10 genomic DNA carries:
- the CCT8 gene encoding chaperonin-containing T-complex subunit CCT8 (similar to Saccharomyces cerevisiae CCT8 (YJL008C); ancestral locus Anc_5.246) — MSLRLPQNPNAGLFKQGYNSYSNADGQIIKSIAAVRELHQMCLTSMGPCGRNKIIVNHLGKIIITNDAATMLRELDIVHPAVKVLVMATEQQKIDMGDGTNLVMILAGELLNVSEKLISMGLSAVEIIQGYNMARKFTLNELDEMVVGEITDKNDKNELLKMIKPVISSKKYGSEDILSELVSEAVSHVLPASQQAGATPYFNVDSIRVVKIMGGSLANSTVIKGMVFNREPEGHVKSLFEDKKHKVAVFTCPLDIANTETKGTVLLHNAQEMLDFSKGEEKQIDAMMKEIADMGVECIIAGAGVGELALHYLNRYGILVLKVPSKFELRRLCRVCGATPLPRLGAPTPEELGLVETVKTMEIGGDRVTVFKQEHDEISKTSTIILRGATQNNLDDIERAIDDGVAAVKGLMKPSGGKLLPGAGATEIELISRITKYGERTPGLLQLAIKQFAVAFEVVPRTLAETAGLDVNEVLPNLYAAHNVSEPGAVKGDHLYKGVDIDGESDEGVKDIREDSIYDMLATKKFAISVATEAATTVLSIDQIIMAKKAGGPRAPQGPKPGNWDQED; from the coding sequence ATGTCACTAAGGCTGCCACAAAATCCGAACGCGGGACTGTTCAAACAAGGTTATAACAGTTACTCTAACGCCGATGGACAAATCATCAAGTCAATTGCGGCCGTTCGTGAATTGCATCAAATGTGTTTGACTTCGATGGGCCCCTGTGGTAGAAACAAGATCATCGTCAACCATCTCGGTAAGATCATTATTACCAATGATGCAGCCACTATGCTAAGAGAACTAGATATTGTCCATCCTGCTGTGAAAGTTCTTGTGATGGCGACCGAACAACAGAAGATCGACATGGGAGATGGTACAAACCTAGTTATGATTTTGGCTGGCGAATTATTGAATGTTTCTGAAAAACTCATTTCAATGGGGCTATCCGCCGTAGAGATTATTCAAGGTTACAATATGGCCAGAAAATTCACTTTGAACGAACTGGATGAAATGGTTGTTGGTGAAATTACTGACAAAAACGACAAGAatgaacttttgaaaatgattaAACCAGTTATTTCCTCTAAAAAATATGGTTCTGAAGACATATTGAGTGAACTGGTTTCTGAAGCTGTATCTCATGTTTTACCTGCTTCTCAGCAAGCGGGGGCAACTCCTTACTTTAATGTTGATTCTATCAGAGTAGTAAAGATTATGGGTGGATCTCTCGCCAATTCCACTGTTATCAAAGGAATGGTATTCAATCGTGAACCTGAGGGCCATGTAAAATCATTGTTCGAAGATAAAAAGCATAAAGTTGCGGTTTTTACATGTCCACTTGACATAGCCAATACCGAAACCAAAGGTACCGTTTTGTTACATAACGCGCAGGAAATGctagatttttcaaagggcgaagaaaagcaaattGATGCCatgatgaaagaaattgccGACATGGGCGTAGAATGTATTATTGCAGGTGCTGGCGTCGGTGAATTGGCGTTACATTACTTGAACAGGTACGGTATCCTAGTTTTGAAAGTGCCAAGTAAATTCGAATTAAGAAGACTATGTCGTGTTTGTGGCGCCACTCCATTACCTAGATTAGGTGCTCCAACTCCAGAAGAGTTAGGTTTAGTGGAAACCGTCAAGACAATGGAAATAGGTGGCGATAGAGTAACTGTTTTCAAACAGGAACATGATGAAATTTCGAAAACTTCTACTATTATTTTGAGGGGTGCTACACAGAACAATCTagatgatattgaaaggGCCATCGACGATGGTGTAGCAGCCGTCAAGGGACTAATGAAACCATCCGGTGGTAAGCTGTTGCCCGGTGCAGGTGCTACTGAAATCGAATTAATTTCTAGAATAACCAAGTATGGTGAGCGAACACCTGGTCTATTACAGTTAGCTATAAAACAGTTTGCCGTTGCCTTTGAAGTGGTCCCTCGTACCCTAGCAGAGACTGCTGGTCTTGATGTAAATGAAGTACTACCAAACTTGTACGCGGCACATAACGTTAGTGAACCTGGTGCAGTTAAGGGAGATCACTTATATAAAGGTGTGGATATTGATGGCGAGTCAGATGAAGGCGTAAAGGATATCAGAGAAGATAGTATTTATGACATGCTTGcaaccaaaaaatttgctaTTAGCGTCGCTACAGAGGCTGCAACTACTGTACTTTCCATTGATCAAATTATCATGGCCAAGAAGGCTGGCGGTCCAAGAGCACCCCAAGGCCCGAAACCAGGTAACTGGGACCAAGAAGATTGA
- the NOP9 gene encoding RNA-binding RNA processing protein NOP9 (similar to Saccharomyces cerevisiae NOP9 (YJL010C); ancestral locus Anc_5.247) — MGKTKIRGRRHQEKQKKDEFEPISNVTKEHILQEEPTYNDESVNKESQPQMFFGVLDREELEYFKRAESTLQLDAFEAPEEKLQFVTSIIEEAKGKELKLITSQITSKLMERVILECDETQLKAIFQSFNGAFFGSSCHKYASHVLETLFVRSAALIEKELLTPSFDNDEKEGPYVTMENMFLFMLNELKPHLKMMVNHQYASHVLRLLILILSSKTLPNSTKTNSTLRSKKSKIARKMIDIKDNDDFNKVYQTPESFKSELRDMITTLYKGFTNGSESRSVVSQSIITKFREYCVDKVASPVIQLIIQVEGIFDRDRSFWRLVFNTADERDPKEESFVEYLLSDPVGSHFLENVIASARLKYVERLYRLYMKDRVVKLAKRDTTGAFVVRALLEQLKEKDVKQILDAVVPELSMLLNSNMEFGTAIINASNKHGVYLRDDVIAQLIQKYYPEKSNTKNILESCLSLSSSTLGNTRDDWPTADERRRSIFLEQLIDYDDKFLNITIDSMLALPEERFMQMCYHGVFSHVVEHVLQTTRVDIIKRRLLLNILSKESVNLTCNAYGSHIMDKLWKFTAKLTLYKERIASALVAESEKVKNSIYGRQVWKNWGLELYVRKMWDWKRLIKEQEFEVFPNSKPLQPKSEKHFRERNNSKERNISKKQKQHR, encoded by the coding sequence ATGGGAAAGACCAAGATAAGAGGCAGAAGGCATCaagagaaacaaaagaaggacGAGTTTGAGCCTATTTCAAATGTTACAAAGGAACATATCCTGCAAGAAGAGCCTACCTACAATGATGAATCAGTGAATAAAGAGAGCCAGCCACAAATGTTTTTTGGTGTATTAGACAGGGAAGAGCTCGAGTATTTTAAGCGAGCCGAATCGACTTTACAATTAGATGCTTTTGAAGCACCCGAGGAAAAGTTACAATTTGTCACAAGCattattgaagaagcaaaagGTAAAGAACTCAAGCTGATTACTTCCCAAATTACTTCGAAATTAATGGAGCGTGTCATTCTTGAATGTGATGAGACCCAATTAAAAGctatttttcaatctttCAACGgtgctttttttggctCGTCATGTCATAAATACGCTTCCCATGTTTTAGAGACTTTATTCGTTAGAAGCGCTGCTTTGATAGAAAAGGAGCTTTTAACACCAAGTTTCGATAACGACGAAAAGGAGGGACCTTATGTAACTATGGAGAATATGTTTCTCTTCATGTTGAATGAGTTAAAACCCcacttgaaaatgatggTGAACCATCAGTATGCATCGCATGTTTTGAGGCTGCTAATATTAATCTTATCTTCCAAAACTTTACCTAATTCAACTAAAACTAACTCTACCTTACGTTCCAAAAAGTCAAAAAtcgcaagaaaaatgattgaTATTAAAGATAACGACGATTTCAACAAGGTTTATCAAACACCagaatctttcaaatctgaACTTCGTGACATGATAACAACTTTGTATAAGGGGTTTACCAATGGTTCCGAATCACGTTCTGTTGTTTCTCAATCAATCATCACCAAATTTAGAGAATACTGTGTAGATAAGGTAGCCTCTCCTGTGATTCAATTGATTATTCAAGTTGAGGGTATTTTTGATAGAGATCGTTCCTTCTGGAGATTAGTTTTTAACACAGCAGATGAAAGAGACCCTAAGGAGGAGTCTTTTGTAGAATATTTACTTTCTGACCCTGTTGGATCtcatttcttggaaaatgtGATTGCTTCCGCTAGATTAAAATACGTTGAAAGGCTTTACCGTTTATATATGAAGGACCGTGTTGTGAAGCTAGCAAAAAGAGATACAACCGGTGCCTTTGTAGTGCGGGCCTTGCTGGAACAGTTGAAGGAGAAGGATGTGAAACAGATACTCGATGCAGTTGTTCCTGAATTAAGCATGCTTTTAAACTCAAATATGGAGTTTGGGACAGCCATCATTAATGCAAGTAATAAGCATGGCGTTTATTTGAGAGATGATGTCATTGCTCAATTGatacaaaaatattatcCGGAAAAGTCCAACACAAAAAACATCTTAGAAAGTTGCTTGTCATTAAGTTCGTCAACTTTGGGTAATACCAGAGATGACTGGCCAACGGCAGATGAAAGAAGGcgatcaatttttttggaacaATTGATTGACTATGATGAtaagtttttgaatattactATTGATAGTATGTTGGCCTTGCCCGAAGAAAGGTTTATGCAAATGTGTTATCATGGGGTATTTTCACATGTCGTTGAACATGTACTACAAACTACCAGGGTAGATATAATCAAAAGGAGATTACTGTTGAATATTTTGTCTAAAGAATCTGTGAATTTAACATGCAACGCGTATGGGTCCCATATAATGGACAAGTTATGGAAATTTACCGCAAAATTGACATTATATAAGGAACGTATTGCCAGTGCATTAGTAGCAGAATCAGAGAAGGTGAAGAATAGTATTTATGGCAGACAGgtttggaaaaattgggGACTGGAACTATATGTTAGAAAAATGTGGGACTGGAAGAGATTAATTAAGGAGCAAGAATTTGAAGTCTTCCCAAATTCAAAACCACTACAACCAAAGTCAGAAAAACACTTCAGAGAGAGAAATAATTCGAAGGAAAGAAACATCTCGAAGAAGCAAAAGCAACATAGATAA
- the CTK2 gene encoding Ctk2p (similar to Saccharomyces cerevisiae CTK2 (YJL006C); ancestral locus Anc_5.242): MPSTFETQLFFSRPFLSKRQIQRAQRNTIPDYRNYNQKKLAVFKFLSDLCVQLKFPRKTLETAVYFYQRYYLFNRFETELCYTVATSCLTLGCKEVETIKKINDICTLSLRLRNVVKINAEILENFKKRVFQIELRILESCSFDYRVNNHVHIDEYVIKIGRELSFDYKLCNLAWLIAYDALKLETILVIPQHSIALAILRIAYELLDNKNWSSKRYSLFESDENSVNEAYFDIVNFYINSFDLCDLQRHLPEGVPPVGIERFMELKKNAGREFGLPQISDHVLNADSYITITRDSNVQERRYVLSLDLINGESSIVNSTRHA, translated from the coding sequence ATGCCCAGCACTTTCGAAACtcagctttttttttctagacCCTTTCTGTCTAAAAGGCAAATCCAAAGGGCCCAGAGGAATACGATTCCAGATTATCGAAATTACAACCAGAAAAAACTAGCTGTGTTCAAGTTCTTAAGTGATTTGTGCGTTCAGTTGAAATTTCCGCGGAAGACTTTAGAGACTGCAGTATATTTTTACCAAAGGTATTACCTCTTCAATCGTTTCGAAACAGAACTTTGTTACACTGTAGCGACAAGCTGCTTGACCTTGGGCTGCAAAGAAGTTGAGACGATTAAGAAAATTAACGACATATGCACTTTATCATTGCGATTGAGAAACGTGGTCAAAATCAACGCTGAGATTTTggagaatttcaaaaaaagagtatTTCAAATTGAACTTCGAATACTGGAGTCATGTTCATTCGACTATAGAGTGAACAATCATGTCCATATCGATGAATATGTTATCAAAATTGGCAGAGAACTATCGTTTGACTATAAATTATGCAACTTGGCTTGGTTGATTGCCTATGATGCCTTGAAATTGGAGACAATCTTAGTCATACCCCAGCATTCTATCGCACTGGCCATTTTAAGGATAGCATATGAATTACTAGACAACAAGAATTGGTCGAGTAAACGGTATTCCTTATTCGAATCGGATGAAAACTCTGTAAATGAAGCTTATTTTGATATAGTAAATTTTTATATCAATTCATTTGACCTTTGCGATTTACAACGTCATTTACCGGAAGGTGTGCCGCCAGTTGGCATCGAAAGGTTTatggaattgaaaaaaaatgcaggACGAGAATTCGGTTTGCCGCAAATATCTGATCACGTGTTGAACGCGGATTCTTATATCACTATTACCAGGGATAGCAATGTTCAGGAAAGGAGGTACGTGCTGTCATTAGATTTAATTAATGGTGAATCCAGTATCGTCAACTCGACAAGACATGCATAG
- the MAD3 gene encoding Mad3p (similar to Saccharomyces cerevisiae BUB1 (YGR188C) and MAD3 (YJL013C); ancestral locus Anc_5.162), producing MVSSPSQNFIKFEEIEVQKENIFPLKHGRSASALSKAIHQPLTKINQIKSSFEQRLIDELPTLSDPITLYLEYINWINNAYPQGGNSKQSGMLTLMEKCLSHLKDFERYHNDVRFLRIWFWYMELFTTNSFMEGRDIFMYMLRNGIGTKLTLFYEEFTTLLLQKQMFQQAMDILHLGVRNKAKPDQALKKQLYHLRRKLEEQNIQLENRVSVDLLDSTVLGKTRSEFVNRLELANPNEPSTNSSLTKNNVFTDEAELEAEPFGISKGSVYRDGWEYFGSKAERSKENRHKISLLEANTNLGELTQCQIPSLKGRQHDEKLPIFRDSIGRSDPVYQIISMKDQKPEKIDCNFKLIYCQDEETKSSKSEFSLEEILAISRNVYKRLNTNKKHIRETEEGQEGSEGQKEARLQSKRLKTAREALVSKTLITSNEEKAFPGEEYMHCPMTPMGQVTRLSDIISVVKPRRLTPILEMRESTSISQSGNSEIISDDDKSSSSFISYPPPR from the coding sequence ATGgtatcatcaccatcacaaaatttcattaaatttgaagaaattgaagtcCAGAAGGAAAACATTTTTCCTCTAAAGCACGGAAGATCAGCCTCTGCACTCTCGAAAGCGATACATCAACCATTAACAAAGATAAATCAAATCAAATCAAGCTTCGAGCAAAGGCTAATAGATGAACTCCCGACACTGAGTGATCCAATTACTTTGTATCTTGAATACATAAACTGGATAAACAATGCCTATCCTCAGGGTGGTAATTCCAAGCAAAGTGGGATGCTCACTCTTATGGAAAAGTGTCTATCTCATTTAAAGGACTTCGAAAGATACCATAACGATGTCAGGTTTTTAAGAATATGGTTTTGGTACATGGAGCTTTTTACCACAAATTCATTCATGGAGGGTAGAGACATTTTCATGTATATGTTAAGAAACGGAATTGGCACTAAACTGACGTTATTCTATGAAGAATTTACAACTCTTTTACTTCAGAAACAGATGTTTCAACAGGCTATGGACATCTTACACCTAGGAGTTAGAAATAAGGCTAAGCCTGATCAGGCCTTAAAGAAACAGTTGTATCATCTGCGGAGAAAACTGGAAGAACAGAATATCCAGCTAGAGAATAGAGTGTCAGTGGATCTTTTAGATTCTACAGTACTTGGAAAAACTAGATCAGAATTTGTTAATAGGCTTGAACTTGCAAATCCAAATGAACCATCAACTAACAGTAGTCtgacaaaaaataatgtaTTTACAGATGAAGCCGAATTAGAAGCGGAGCCGTTTGGAATTTCTAAAGGTAGCGTTTATAGAGATGGATGGGAATACTTTGGTTCCAAGGCAGAGAGgagcaaagaaaataggCATAAAATATCTTTGTTAGAAGCAAATACGAATTTAGGTGAACTAACACAATGCCAAATTCCATCACTCAAGGGAAGACAGcatgatgaaaaactaCCCATCTTTAGAGATTCTATCGGCAGAAGTGACCCCGTTTATCAAATAATTAGTATGAAGGACCAAAAACCTGAAAAGATTGATTGCAATTTTAAATTAATTTATTGTCAAGATGAGGAAACTAAAAGTAGTAAATCGGAGTTCTCTTTAGAGGAAATCCTGGCTATTTCAAGAAACGTTTACAAAAGATTAAATACGAATAAGAAACATATAAGGGAAACAGAGGAAGGGCAAGAAGGAAGTGAAGGGCAAAAAGAAGCTAGGCTACAGTCAAAAAGACTTAAAACAGCTAGAGAAGCCTTGGTCTCCAAGACGTTGATTACCTCtaacgaagaaaaagcttTCCCTGGTGAAGAGTACATGCACTGCCCGATGACACCTATGGGTCAAGTAACTAGATTATCAGATATCATCTCTGTTGTGAAGCCACGGCGACTCACACcaattttggaaatgagAGAATCAACTTCTATTTCTCAGAGCGGAAACTCTGAGATCATatcagatgatgataagtCAAGTTCCTCTTTTATCTCGTACCCGCCACCACGTTAA
- the VTC4 gene encoding Vtc4p (similar to Saccharomyces cerevisiae VTC4 (YJL012C); ancestral locus Anc_5.161) has translation MKFGEHLSKSLIRQYSYYYISYDDLKTELEDNLSKNNGQWSQELETDFLESLEIELDKVYTFCKVKHSEVFRRVKEVQEQVQHTVRLLDSNNPPTQLDFEILEEELSDIIADVHDLAKFSRLNYTGFQKIIKKHDKKTGFILKPVFQVRLDSKPFFKENYDELVVKISQLYDIARTSGRPIKGDSSAGGKQQNFVRQTTKYWVHPDNITELKLIILKHLPVLVFNTNKEFEREDSAITSIYYDNENLDLYYGRLRKDEGAEAHRLRWYGGMSTDTIFVERKTHREDWTGEKSVKARFALKERHVNDFLKGKYTVEQVFAKMRKEGKKPMNEIENLEALASEIQYVMLKKKLRPVVRSFYNRTAFQLPGDARVRISLDTELTMVREDNFDGVDRTHKNWRRTDIGVDWPFKQLDDKDICRFPYAVLEVKLQTQLGQEPPEWVRELVGSHLVEPVPKFSKFIHGVASLLNDKVESIPFWLPQMDVDIRKPPLPSNIEITRPGRSDNEDDDFDEDDEDDAALVAAMTNAPGNSLDLEESVGYGSTSAPPSNPNHVVESANAAYYQRKIRNAENSVSKAYYEIVAFFDHYFNGDQISKIPKGTTFDTQICAPPGKTICVPVRVEPKVYFATERTYLSWLSISILLGGVSTTLLTYGSPTAMIGSIGFFITSLAVLIRTVMVYAKRVVNIRLKRAVDYEDKIGPGMVSVFLILSILFSFFCNLIAK, from the coding sequence ATGAAGTTTGGTGAGCACCTGAGCAAGTCTCTTATTAGGCAGTACAGCTATTATTACATTAGTTACGATGACTTGAAGACAGAGTTAGAAGATAATCTATCTAAAAATAACGGTCAATGGTCGCAAGAGCTGGAAAcagattttttggaatctCTGGAAATCGAGTTGGATAAGGTTTACACTTTTTGTAAAGTTAAACATAGTGAAGTATTTAGGCGTGTGAAGGAAGTTCAAGAACAAGTGCAACATACTGTTCGTTTGCTAGACTCCAATAATCCTCCTACGCAGTTAGACTTTGAAATCctagaagaagaattaaGTGACATTATTGCCGATGTTCATGATCTGgccaaattttcaagacTAAATTACACCGGTTTCCagaaaattatcaagaaGCACGATAAGAAGACAGGTTTTATCCTGAAACCAGTTTTCCAGGTTAGGTTGGACTCCAAGCCATTCTTTAAAGAAAACTACGATGAATTAGTCGTTAAGATCTCTCAGTTGTATGATATTGCTAGGACTTCAGGGCGCCCAATCAAAGGTGACTCATCAGCTGGTGGGAAACAACAGAATTTTGTTAGACAAACGACGAAGTACTGGGTTCATCCTGATAACATTACGGAATTAAAATTAATCATTTTGAAGCATTTGCCGGTGTTGGTTTTCAATACGAATAAAGAATTCGAAAGGGAGGATTCTGCGATCACTTCTATTTACTAcgataatgaaaatttggatCTTTATTATGGTAGATtaagaaaagatgaaggTGCAGAAGCCCATAGGTTAAGATGGTATGGAGGTATGTCTACAGACACAATATTTGTAGAAAGAAAGACCCATAGAGAAGATTGGACCGGTGAAAAATCCGTCAAGGCGAGATTTGCACTAAAGGAACGTCATGTTAACGACTTTTTAAAGGGTAAATATACTGTGGAACAGGTTTTCGCTAAGATGCGCAAAGAGGGTAAGAAGCCAAtgaatgaaattgaaaatttggaggCTTTAGCATCAGAAATTCAATACGTCAtgttaaagaaaaagttgagGCCTGTAGTTAGATCATTTTACAATAGAACTGCTTTCCAGTTGCCTGGTGATGCGAGAGTTCGTATTTCACTTGATACGGAGTTGACTATGGTGAGAGAAGACAATTTCGATGGTGTTGATAGAACCCATAAGAATTGGAGAAGGACCGATATTGGTGTTGATTGGCCATTTAAGCAACTGGATGACAAAGACATCTGTCGTTTTCCATATGCAGTCTTGGAAGTTAAATTGCAAACACAATTGGGCCAAGAACCTCCGGAGTGGGTGCGTGAATTAGTTGGATCCCACTTAGTTGAGCCCGTTCCAAAGTTCTCCAAGTTCATTCATGGTGTAGCTTCCTTACTAAATGATAAAGTCGAATCAATTCCATTTTGGTTGCCACAAATGGATGTAGATATCAGGAAACCTCCATTACCTTCAAACATCGAAATAACAAGACCAGGTAGGTCTGAtaacgaagatgatgacttcgatgaagatgatgaggatgacGCTGCTTTGGTTGCCGCCATGACAAATGCTCCCGGTAATTCTCTCGATTTAGAAGAATCTGTTGGATATGGGTCTACTTCTGCACCTCCTTCCAACCCTAATCATGTTGTCGAGAGTGCCAATGCTGCTTACtatcaaagaaagattAGGAACGCAGAAAATTCTGTCTCCAAAGCATACTACGAGATCGTGGCATTTTTCGACCACTATTTCAATGGTGAtcaaatatcaaaaattccaaaaggCACCACATTTGATACTCAAATTTGTGCTCCACCAGGGAAGACAATATGTGTCCCAGTTCGTGTGGAACCAAAAGTTTACTTTGCGACTGAAAGAACATATCTGTCTTGGTTATCCATCTCGATATTGTTGGGCGGTGTCTCCACTACTTTATTGACCTATGGTTCACCAACAGCCATGATTGGTTCGATCggattttttattacttCATTAGCTGTGTTGATACGTACCGTTATGGTTTACGCTAAGAGAGTAGTAAATATTAGGCTAAAGAGAGCGGTCGACTATGAGGATAAGATTGGTCCCGGCATGGTTTCTGTGTTCTTAATTTTATCCATCTTattctccttcttctgcAACCTAATTGCTAAGTGA
- the RPC17 gene encoding DNA-directed RNA polymerase III subunit RPC17 (similar to Saccharomyces cerevisiae RPC17 (YJL011C); ancestral locus Anc_5.160) produces MKVLEERNAFLCDYEVLEYLTDLEKKHLWDQESLAALKKNRSKGKNNRPYNHPELQGIIRNVVNYLSINKNYINQEDEDEKKENAGAEDAERSPISKMSNESFGELMTKLNSFKLFKAEKLQIVNQLPANMVHLYSIVEECDARFDEKTIEEMLEIISSYA; encoded by the coding sequence ATGAAAGTTCTCGAAGAGAGGAATGCGTTTTTATGTGACTATGAAGTTTTGGAATATTTAACAGActtagaaaagaaacaccTTTGGGACCAGGAAAGTCTGGCTGCCCTCAAGAAAAACCGGTCGAAGGGTAAAAACAATAGACCTTATAACCACCCCGAATTACAAGGTATCATTCGTAATGTAGTAAACTACCTCAgcataaacaaaaattatatCAACcaggaagatgaagacgagaaaaaggaaaacgcTGGAGCTGAAGATGCCGAGAGATCGCCCATAAGCAAAATGAGCAATGAAAGTTTTGGAGAGTTGATGACTAAATTAAACTCCTTCAAACTATTTAAGGCGGAAAAACTACAAATTGTTAATCAACTTCCCGCCAATATGGTCCACCTCTACTCTATAGTAGAAGAATGTGATGCAAGATTTGACGAAAAGACAATTGAGGAAATGCTAGAAATAATTTCCAGCTACGCATGA